Below is a window of bacterium DNA.
AAGGAACTTGTAGCCAGAGCAATTCACAGTCGCAGTAACCGTTCGCTTGAGTCATTTGTGAAGCTTAACTGCGCCGCAATACCTTCGGAATTGTTTGAAAGCGAGCTTTTCGGATACTCTAAGGGCGCCTTTACGGGCGCAGTAAAGGACAAAAAAGGTCGCATAGAGGCAGCAGACGGCGGTACTATTTTTTTTGATGAGATAGGTGAGCTTTCTATTCAGGCCCAGGCCAAGCTTCTGCAATTTTTGGACAGTCAAACCATAGAAAGGCTTGGTGAAACCATATCCCGTGAAATAGATGTAAGGGTTATTGCAGCCACCAATAGAGAGTTGGTGGCGGAAGTACACAAGAAAAGATTTCGCGAGGATCTTTACTACCGCCTTAACGTAATAGATATCCAGGTTCCTGCACTGCGTGAACACCGGGAAGACATCCGGGCGCTCGCCGAATACTTCGTTGAGTGTTTTTGTGCAAAACTCGGCGTTCCGAAGAAAACGTTAAAAAAAGATGCGATAAAAAAGCTTACCGACTACCCTTGGTATGGTAATATTCGTCAGCTCCGCAATATTATTGAAAAAACAGTTTCGATGTCGAATAAGCCAGTTATTTATGCTGAAGATCTGCCCCTTCTTTCGGAAAACGACAACGATTTGTCGCTAAATGAGGATATAACTTTATACAAGGCTAGACAAGATTTTGAACGGCGGTTGATAATGAAGGTTTTGGAATACGAAAAATGGAATGTATCGACGACCGCAAAAAGATTAGGAATAGATAGAACTAATCTGTACCGAAAGATAAGGACTATGAAAATTAAGAAGCCTTAGAGGATCGTTACAGGATTAGTCGATAAAAACCCAGGGTGACAAGTACGATAATGATCATTGTCGTGATGTTTTGGATTACCAAAAGTATGAGTTTTTTTCTTTTTAGCCGAAGTTATCTATTCGTGAGTTCAACAACTAAATACGTGCAAATTTACCTGAACACAGTCGCTGTATGCTACCTTCTAGTCCATTGGCTGATTACGCGAGGGATTTCTACTCTCCGCTCTCGTCAACTAAAGCTAACCAATACCCGCATACGGAAAGGAAGCTCACTTTCCTACACGTCTACTAGGCAAACTGTGCCAAATTTTTGTGAACTCGGTGAATTTCGTGAAACAGGTGAACCATATAAAAACAATACACCATCTCACCAAGTTCAATCAACACGCTGGTTTTCGCTTAAATCGACTTATCTCAATACTTGCGGGAAAAGTACAAAAAAAAGCCCGGGGCGGATTGCAAAGCAGATGCTCTCCCAGCTGAGCTACGTCCCCGTTACGAACAATGAATTATAAATATACATAACTCAGTGTCAACGGCAAAGCCTGGTTTGACAGTTATTGATGTTTGCGTAGAATAATATTTCTAATTGCAAATGGAGGCAAGATGATTCTTAAATTTGCATTAATAACGCTACTTCTGGGTCAGGCTCCACCCCAGGCCGATCCTGGAAAAACACAACCGCCGGCAGCCCAGGTTCAAAGCGGTTCTGCAACTCAATCTCAACCGCAGGCCGAACCTCAAAAGACTACACAGCCTCAGGCCGGACAGCAGCAGCAGGGCCAGCAAAAGCCCGGCTCACCATGGCTAACATGGGTATTGCTTCTGGGAATCCTTGTGGTCTTCTACCTGATAATGTTTATCCCTCAACGCAGACGCCAGAAAAAACACAAGGAGATGCTCAATGCGCTCCAGCGCGGAGATATGGTAATGACCTCAAGCGGCATACATGGAACCATTGTGAAAGTCAAGGAAGAAACAATCATCATTAAATCCGGCGACAAAACAGAACTGGAAATAGACAAATCCGCCATCTCCGGAAAAAAATAAACTGAAGATTCTCTATCTAGGCACCGCCGCCATCGGGATACCCCTTTTGCGGCGGTGTGTTTCGATTGGCGAAGTCGAGGGCGTTATTACGGCTCCAGATAAGCCGCAAGGAAGAGGACTCAAACTAAAACCCTCTCCTATCAAAGTGGAGGCAGAGAACTTAGGGATTGAAGTTTTCCAGCCCCAGGATGTTAACTCAGAATCCACGGTAGAATGGTGCAAAAAAAAGGGCGCCGATTTCTTAGTACTTTTCGCTTACGGCCAGATACTCTCTGCGGAGATTCTGAGCATCTCTCGCTGGGCAATAAACGTACATCCCTCACTTCTTCCACGTTACAGGGGAGCCGCACCCCTTGAGCGTGCGATAATGTCAGGCGAAACCGAAACAGGTGTAACAATCATCCAGATGTCTGAAAAAGTTGATGCGGGCGGAATCTTAATCCAGGAGAGTCTTCCGATAGAAGTTGACGAAACCTGCGGAGAGTTATCGGAACACGTATCTCGATTGGTTCCTTTTCTTGTCGAAAAAACAATCACCGGTCTGCTCGAAGGGACCATAAATCCGAAACCTCAATCCTTCGAAGGTGTTTCTAATGCTCCTAAAATACGTAATTGTGAACGCTTAATCAACTGGGAGAACCCCTCATGGATGGTTCATAACCTTATACGAGCGCTTTCTCCTTCGCCTCTGGCTTTTACAACTTTCAGGGGAAGGAGGATCGAAATAGTGCATTCAAGATTGGCTGATAGAGAGGGATCCGGCAGACCTGGAGCACTCATTCATTCTCGGGGAAGCCTGCTGGTTCAGTGCGGGATTGGACTCGTGGAGTTAACCGAGGTCAAACCTGAAGGAAAAAGGGCAATGCCTGCCTCAGCTTTTACTAACGGCTATCGTCCCCGCAAAGAAGAGATACTTGGTAATTGACGTTTTTTATAGTACTTAAAAGTTGATTCGATAAAAAAACAGCAAAACCGACCTATAGTCGGTTTTGCTCAAATTGTCCCGTTTAGAAACCGTAAAATATAACGGTTTCTACATGCGGAGTCGGATCGTCTATAATTAAGACGTACAGGAAAGGACAAATGTTGCCTGGAATTGTTCTAATTAAGTGGATATTTTGTAGAAACTTTCGGACAGAAATACGGCTAATCCTCCTCGGAATCACGCTTTGAGAGATAGACTATATCTTCGTGCTCAACGTAGCCGAGCTTTTTCGCAAGTGCGCGACTTGCAAGGTTTGAACGATGAATCAAAAGGCCGATAACCTTTATGCCCTTCTGGTGCAGAACGTTTTCGGCGGCAAGGGTGAGGGCGGCGGCAACCCCTCTGCCCCTGAACTCGGGATCGACTGCTACCCGGTTGAGACAGCCCTTGCGTCCGTCGCTTGAGGCAATGATAACACCAGCAAGCCTGCCGTCTATCTCGGCTCCGATAAAGAATTCAGGGTCATTTTTCATTTGCTCTAGAAGGGCCTGACGCGATTCGCGTCCATTTTCCTTTATTGGAAGACCGGCTTTGTGCCAAAGACTAACTATTTCCTCATACTCATCGAGTCTTAGTGGTCTTATTTTTACTCCTGACATACGAATAATTTAGTAAAAACAAGCCCCTTGTCAAGGGTCTTGTTCACTCATAGATTTAAATTTGAGACATACCGCCTACGGGCTGATATTTATCAAATATTCGAAGCAGTATAGCTTTTTGAGTTTCCATTCTGTTGTCTATTCCTTTTGCCTGCGGGTGATCTTCTATTCAACCCAGCATGCAAACTTAAGCCTCTCTGATGTTCAGGCATGCCGCATGAAAAGAAGAA
It encodes the following:
- a CDS encoding GNAT family N-acetyltransferase, yielding MSGVKIRPLRLDEYEEIVSLWHKAGLPIKENGRESRQALLEQMKNDPEFFIGAEIDGRLAGVIIASSDGRKGCLNRVAVDPEFRGRGVAAALTLAAENVLHQKGIKVIGLLIHRSNLASRALAKKLGYVEHEDIVYLSKRDSEED
- a CDS encoding sigma-54-dependent Fis family transcriptional regulator, yielding MRKSRILIVDDNTNTRTLFSEILAEEGYLTVCTKDGEEALDALTLKETDLVLLDLKLPGIDGIQVLERIRETNQNMSVIMISGEGDIESAVKVLKLGAYDFLEKPIVTERLIVSVRNALLNAGLQGKLERLEEEMGYRYRMVGNSPAMSRLRELIVQASSNNAHVLITGETGSGKELVARAIHSRSNRSLESFVKLNCAAIPSELFESELFGYSKGAFTGAVKDKKGRIEAADGGTIFFDEIGELSIQAQAKLLQFLDSQTIERLGETISREIDVRVIAATNRELVAEVHKKRFREDLYYRLNVIDIQVPALREHREDIRALAEYFVECFCAKLGVPKKTLKKDAIKKLTDYPWYGNIRQLRNIIEKTVSMSNKPVIYAEDLPLLSENDNDLSLNEDITLYKARQDFERRLIMKVLEYEKWNVSTTAKRLGIDRTNLYRKIRTMKIKKP
- a CDS encoding methionyl-tRNA formyltransferase gives rise to the protein MKILYLGTAAIGIPLLRRCVSIGEVEGVITAPDKPQGRGLKLKPSPIKVEAENLGIEVFQPQDVNSESTVEWCKKKGADFLVLFAYGQILSAEILSISRWAINVHPSLLPRYRGAAPLERAIMSGETETGVTIIQMSEKVDAGGILIQESLPIEVDETCGELSEHVSRLVPFLVEKTITGLLEGTINPKPQSFEGVSNAPKIRNCERLINWENPSWMVHNLIRALSPSPLAFTTFRGRRIEIVHSRLADREGSGRPGALIHSRGSLLVQCGIGLVELTEVKPEGKRAMPASAFTNGYRPRKEEILGN
- the yajC gene encoding preprotein translocase subunit YajC; this translates as MILKFALITLLLGQAPPQADPGKTQPPAAQVQSGSATQSQPQAEPQKTTQPQAGQQQQGQQKPGSPWLTWVLLLGILVVFYLIMFIPQRRRQKKHKEMLNALQRGDMVMTSSGIHGTIVKVKEETIIIKSGDKTELEIDKSAISGKK